The genomic interval TCATAAATAGCTTCTTGCGAACGAACTGCATTTCCAGTGGTTTTGATTGGAATATTAGGTACTGTATTGCTGAGTTGTACTGCCTGTAGGTTATCCTGCCACTGCATATCAAGTAAGGTTAGTAGTTCATTCTTAATTTCAGGGTCAAAAATTGGGAAACAGACCTCGATACGACGGTATATATTGCGATTCATCCAGTCGGACGAACCCATAAATACGTTATTTTGACCATTGTTATGAAATACAAAAATCCGACCATGTTCCAGATATTTGTCGATAATTCGGTGTACTTTAATATGTTCGCTCATACCCGCCACCTCAGGGATTAGGCAACAGATACCTCTCACAATCAGGTTGATCTTGACTCCTGCATTGGAAGCTTCGTAGAGTTTTTGGATTAAAACTTGCTCTTCGAGGTTATTGAGTTTGATAGTGATTGAGGCAGGAAGCCCCTGTTTGGCATTGGCAATTTCTTGGTCTATTAGCTGAACAAACTTTTGGAGCAAATTAAACTGAGCTACAAGTAAGTACTGAAAACTGGTAATATCTGAAATAGCAGGTTTTTTCTTTTTCTTACTAAGAAAGTGAAAAACCTGTTTCATTTCGTCGAGCATATCCTGATGCGAAGTCAGTAAAATATGGTCGGTATAAAACCGTGCGGTACTTTCGTTAAGATTTCCAGTAGCCAACAACCCCAAATACGATATTGAATCTCCTTGTTTTTTCTTGATAAGGGCAATTTTGGCATGTACCTTTAGCGAGGGAATACTATAAATAATTTTGACACCTTCAGCCTTCATTTTTTTGGCCCATTTAATATTATTTCCTTCATCAAACCGAGCTTTTAATTCTACCAAAACCGTTACTTTTTTGCCATTTTTGGCGGCACTAATCAACGCATTCACAATTCGGGAATCGCTAGCAACTCGGTATAGTGTCACATAGATTTCTTCGACGTGTGTATCCATAGCAGCTTCATTGAAAAAACGCAACACCGTATCATACGACTGGTACGGAGCATGAATCATCATATCTTTTTGCTGAATTAAGTCGAGAAGTAAGCCGTCTTGTTGTTCAAAAGGGTGTGGTGTTGGCTTCCAAGTATCGTATCTAAACTGAGGTTGCTGTATAGGCAAAGAGGCAAAATCTTTGGAATTATGATAAACACCCCCCGCAACCAAGCTAGATTTACGCAGGTTGAGTTTTTGTACCAAAGTTTGGATAACCTCGTTGGGCGTATTGGCATCATAAAGGCAACGTGTTGCATAGCCAAAGTCTCGTTTGGCTATGAGTTTTTCCATTTTTTCAACCAAATCACCTTTATAATCATCCTCCAAAGAAAGGTCGGCATCGCGGGTAATTTTGAAATTATAAAAACCATTGACTGTATACCTTTTTAGCATAAGAGGCAAAAAAGTTTTGATAATATCTTCCAAAAAAAGAATGTATTGAATCCCATTTTTATTCAATGAAAAAAATCTAGGAAGCTGCTCGGAAGGAATATTAATCATCAACAAATCTGGCGATAGCGTGGTATCGTCGACAACATCCACAAGGGCATAGAGCTTATTGTTTTCAGGAAAACAAACACAATTTTCGTCCGATAAGCGAATAGGCTGTAAAAAAGCTAATATTTGCGAAAAAAAATAAGCCTTAGCTTCTGGTATTACAACTTCGGGAATGGCCTCGTTATAAACAAGATGAATCTGATTTTTTCGTAACTCAGGAATAAGTTCTTGCGAAAGTATTTTTCCAAAAAGTTGTAATTGAGCATTGACAATTATTTGAATTTTGGAAAAAGTATCTTGATTGTTTTTTTTATTTTCTAGGTTTTCCTTTACGGCTATTTTCTTGAGAGCAATAAGGGCAGGAATACGTACACGATAAAATTCATCTAAGTTAGACGAATAAATGGCCAAGAACTTAATTCGTTCCAAAAGGGGTACAGATTTAGATTGGGCTTCTTGTAGTACTCTTTCGTTGAAATATAACCAGCTAATATCTCTATCAAAAAAACTAAAATGCGACATAATAATATATTTTAAGTAAATACCGAAGACGGGCAAAGATTGTTATAATCGACCTAAAGTTAGTCTAACTTTTATAAAATAACGTTGAACTATATTAAGAAGTGATAATGATTTGTGGTATTTATATTATTATGTTGTAATACTACTGATAACCAGCAGTTAAGAGATTTAATCCTGAAAATCAGAAAATCTTGATGCTTAATCTACTCTTATCTTTATAGGAACTTTATGCGGTCTGTAATTACTTGAAAGTTATGTTTTAAAACAGAACGAGCAGATTTTTTAATAGATTAAGTGGATTTAGTGTGCTGGCAATAACATTACCCAGTATTGCTATTTAATAGCATGAAGTATCATTCCTATCATTACAAGGGCGATACCTAGTAGTTCGATGTTGTTAGGAAAACTAACGGATAAAAATAACATTTCGCCAATTAACGTAAATATGACTTCAGCCGATTGTGTGGCTTCGATAGTGGCAAGTTGTTTTTCATCGCTGCGAACCATGTCGGTTGCCGTAAAAAAAAGTATGGTAGCAATAACTCCAGAACAGACAGCTACAATAAATGTCTGAACTAATTGACCACTTGGCGGAGTAACATGATTTATCAATAATTCAAAACCGCTTAGAAGTATCCAAAATGGCATACTGCATAGTATCATGCCTAAAATTCTTTGATAAACATCTAACTTCCCGTCGACTAATTGCATCATTTTTCTGTTGCCGATAGGATAGGCAAATGAGGCAATCAGCACAGGAATTAGCCCTAATAATAACTCAGACATCGAGATAGATTGAGCATGAGTAATTTGCATGATGGCAATACCCAATAATATAATTCCTGAAAATAGAAATGGCTTTTTGAGTTGCTCAATCTGGTTATTTTGGGTCTTGTTGACGAACAAAGAAACTATCATTCCTGCGATGATTGTGAATTGCCAAGTACTAGCAATCAGCCATGAAGGACCAAATGATGCCGCAAAAGTAAGCATCGAATAAAATATTCCAAACCCTACAGAACTCCATAATAACCACCATTTTAAGTTTTTTCGTAGCTCAAGAACGAGTTCATGAAAGTTTTTTCTATAAACAACAATAGCTAAAAAAAATGGGAGCATCCAGTAAAACCGCAATGAGGCACTCCAAACCCAACTTCCTCCAGTGATTGAAAGTTTTCGATTAATAATAAACGTAAATGCAAAAAACAAAGAAGAAAGCAATCCGAGTACAATTGCCAAGTTTTTAGAAGGTTTCATTTGATTGATTTTTGACTTTGTTCTTATTTTAAACAGCCCTTATGGTGTCTCAGTACTCCATAAGGGCTGTTTCTCATTTCTTATTTGTTGGCAAATTTTTCAAGCTCTTGATTGAATTTTGTAGCTTCTTCTACAAACAAGGCGTGTCCACTTTCTTCAAATTTTACGATATACGAATTTTTGATTCCTTTGTTCAACTCTTCTGCCAAAGGGAAAGGACAAAGTTTATCCTGTGTTCCATGAAATATGGCTACTGGAATGTTAATTTTTGCCAATACAGGTCGCAAGTCGAGGTCAAGTAAGGCAGTAATAGATTGTGTTGTGGCATAAGGAGATGCCTCTAAATTGATACTTTCCAACCATTTTTCAACATTTTTAGAAATATTACCTTCTTTTGCTGGGAAGGCACTTCCAAAACCAGCAATTAAATCTTGTCGTTGAGTCATGGTTTGATTGATTAAATTCGCACCAGCAGCTGCAGTAACACCAAATGGAGAACTATCTCTTTGTTTCCAAGATGGGGCAGCAGCACCAAACAGAGCCAATTTACTTACATGAGCAGCATTGTATTTAGTTACGTAATGAATCACAACTGCACCGCCCATCGAAAAACCACCTAAAACTGCATTTTGAATCTTTAATTTTTCTAGTACAATTTTAATATCATCCGAAAACACATCGAAATTATACTTACCATAAGGTTTATCAGATTTTCCAAAGCCACGTAATGTAATACCAATTACTCTAAATCCTTTTTGAACCAAATATTGATATTGATATTCATACATGGCATCACTCAATGGCCACCCGTGAATCAAAACGATAGGCTTACCAGTTCCGAGGTCAGTTACGTGTAAGCGTACATTTTTTTCTACTTCGATGTACTCTGCTCTTCCTGCCGAAGCTGGCACTCTTTTGGTTTGAGCGATTAGGCTATTAGTAAAAAGAGAAACTAAAATTGCGATTGCTAAAATTGTCTTTTTCATGTTTGTATTTGTTAGAATTGTTGTTGTTTTTTGATGATACAAAGTTGGGGCAATTTGTCTTGTGCCTCAATGGACGCTTTTCGCTTTTGGTTGTACTTTTTACCCATTGATAAAAAAATGCTTTTGATGTTCGCAAAACACAAAAAAAGCATGACCTTTTGAGCCATGCCTTGTTGATATTTTATAGAATTACCTTAAAATTGCTTTCGAAAAGATGTTGGAGATATACCCGTATGCTTTGTGAAAAACCTAACGAAATAGGCATCATCTTCATAGTTTAGGCTATAGGCAATCTCTTTGACACTGAGTGTGGTATGTGCCAAAAGCCTCTTGCTTTCGAGGATTATTCTATGTTTGATAATATCGTTTGGCGTATTTTTACTCAGTAAACTGATTTTTTTACTGAGGTTTTTGGGGGTTATAAACAGCATGTCGGCATAATCTGCTACGGTATGATGCGTTTTGTAATGTTGCTCTACGAGCTTGCTAAATTTTCTTAAAAACTGTACATCAACGTGCTTACTGTCGTCGGCCAATTGATGTTGTTGTTTCCAAATTCTAGTTGATTTCAAAATAATGAGTTTCAGTAAGATTCGTAGCATTTCTTCCGTATTAGCATCATCCGTTATCATTTCTAAGCGAATCTCTTCAATGATATTTTTGACATTGGCTGACTGGCTGGAATCTAATTCAATAAAAGGAACTTCAAAAACATTATTGTATAAGATACCGTCACAAGCAACCTCTTGGTCG from Flectobacillus major DSM 103 carries:
- the ppk1 gene encoding polyphosphate kinase 1, translated to MSHFSFFDRDISWLYFNERVLQEAQSKSVPLLERIKFLAIYSSNLDEFYRVRIPALIALKKIAVKENLENKKNNQDTFSKIQIIVNAQLQLFGKILSQELIPELRKNQIHLVYNEAIPEVVIPEAKAYFFSQILAFLQPIRLSDENCVCFPENNKLYALVDVVDDTTLSPDLLMINIPSEQLPRFFSLNKNGIQYILFLEDIIKTFLPLMLKRYTVNGFYNFKITRDADLSLEDDYKGDLVEKMEKLIAKRDFGYATRCLYDANTPNEVIQTLVQKLNLRKSSLVAGGVYHNSKDFASLPIQQPQFRYDTWKPTPHPFEQQDGLLLDLIQQKDMMIHAPYQSYDTVLRFFNEAAMDTHVEEIYVTLYRVASDSRIVNALISAAKNGKKVTVLVELKARFDEGNNIKWAKKMKAEGVKIIYSIPSLKVHAKIALIKKKQGDSISYLGLLATGNLNESTARFYTDHILLTSHQDMLDEMKQVFHFLSKKKKKPAISDITSFQYLLVAQFNLLQKFVQLIDQEIANAKQGLPASITIKLNNLEEQVLIQKLYEASNAGVKINLIVRGICCLIPEVAGMSEHIKVHRIIDKYLEHGRIFVFHNNGQNNVFMGSSDWMNRNIYRRIEVCFPIFDPEIKNELLTLLDMQWQDNLQAVQLSNTVPNIPIKTTGNAVRSQEAIYEFLKNKR
- a CDS encoding DMT family transporter, whose amino-acid sequence is MKPSKNLAIVLGLLSSLFFAFTFIINRKLSITGGSWVWSASLRFYWMLPFFLAIVVYRKNFHELVLELRKNLKWWLLWSSVGFGIFYSMLTFAASFGPSWLIASTWQFTIIAGMIVSLFVNKTQNNQIEQLKKPFLFSGIILLGIAIMQITHAQSISMSELLLGLIPVLIASFAYPIGNRKMMQLVDGKLDVYQRILGMILCSMPFWILLSGFELLINHVTPPSGQLVQTFIVAVCSGVIATILFFTATDMVRSDEKQLATIEATQSAEVIFTLIGEMLFLSVSFPNNIELLGIALVMIGMILHAIK
- a CDS encoding alpha/beta fold hydrolase — its product is MKKTILAIAILVSLFTNSLIAQTKRVPASAGRAEYIEVEKNVRLHVTDLGTGKPIVLIHGWPLSDAMYEYQYQYLVQKGFRVIGITLRGFGKSDKPYGKYNFDVFSDDIKIVLEKLKIQNAVLGGFSMGGAVVIHYVTKYNAAHVSKLALFGAAAPSWKQRDSSPFGVTAAAGANLINQTMTQRQDLIAGFGSAFPAKEGNISKNVEKWLESINLEASPYATTQSITALLDLDLRPVLAKINIPVAIFHGTQDKLCPFPLAEELNKGIKNSYIVKFEESGHALFVEEATKFNQELEKFANK
- a CDS encoding helix-turn-helix domain-containing protein produces the protein MLKEFTYKQFGNIKLSEINTSDNSLTGVHEHIKVLFLPAGFRVKVDFQAFHLKADALLFVNPKVVIQPLDDTPNDGDLIYFNRDFYCIELHDQEVACDGILYNNVFEVPFIELDSSQSANVKNIIEEIRLEMITDDANTEEMLRILLKLIILKSTRIWKQQHQLADDSKHVDVQFLRKFSKLVEQHYKTHHTVADYADMLFITPKNLSKKISLLSKNTPNDIIKHRIILESKRLLAHTTLSVKEIAYSLNYEDDAYFVRFFTKHTGISPTSFRKQF